One genomic region from Microcystis panniformis FACHB-1757 encodes:
- a CDS encoding NAD(P)H-quinone oxidoreductase subunit N — MDFSSLVASQLNAGVIWPEGILIITLMVILIGDLIVGRSARSWLPYVAIAGLLAAVVALYFAWDNPKPVAFLGAFEGDNLSIVFRAIIALSTASTVLMSIRYVEQAGTSLAEFLAIMLTATLGGMFLSGSSELVMIFISLEMLSISSYLMTGYMKRDPRSNEAALKYLLIGASSSAIFLYGVSLLYGLSGGETSLSAIAQKLTDVNGGQSLALAIALVFVIAGIAFKISAVPFHQWTPDVYEGSPTPVVAFLSVGSKAAGFALAIRLLVTVFGLVSEQWRFIFIALAILSMILGNVVALAQTSMKRMLAYSSIGQAGFVMIGLTAGTDAGYSSMIFYLLIYLFMNLGAFACVILFALRTGTDQIAEYSGLYQKDPLLTLCLSICLLSLGGIPPLAGFFGKIYLFWAGWQAGLYALVLVGLVTSVASIYYYIRVVKMMVVKEPQEMSDAVKNYPVINWTLTGMRPLQVGIVLSLVATSLAGILSNPLFTLATDSVTTTPILQSAALATHISRAN; from the coding sequence ATGGATTTTTCTAGTCTTGTTGCCAGTCAGCTAAACGCCGGCGTTATCTGGCCCGAAGGAATCCTGATTATTACCCTGATGGTGATTTTAATCGGCGATTTAATCGTGGGACGGAGTGCCAGAAGTTGGCTGCCCTACGTTGCGATCGCTGGTCTGCTCGCTGCTGTGGTTGCTCTCTATTTTGCCTGGGACAATCCGAAACCAGTGGCCTTTTTAGGGGCTTTTGAGGGCGATAATCTCAGTATCGTCTTTAGGGCGATTATTGCTCTTTCTACCGCCTCCACAGTGCTGATGTCTATCCGTTATGTGGAACAAGCGGGAACCTCCCTAGCGGAATTCTTGGCCATTATGCTCACCGCAACCCTCGGGGGAATGTTCCTATCTGGCTCTAGTGAATTGGTGATGATCTTCATCTCCCTAGAAATGCTCAGTATTTCCTCCTATCTAATGACCGGTTACATGAAGCGGGATCCTCGATCGAACGAGGCTGCTTTAAAATACCTGTTAATTGGAGCTTCTAGTTCGGCGATTTTCCTCTATGGTGTTTCCCTTCTCTACGGTTTATCCGGAGGTGAAACCAGTTTAAGTGCCATTGCCCAAAAATTAACCGATGTTAACGGTGGTCAGTCCTTGGCCTTGGCGATCGCATTAGTTTTTGTGATTGCCGGTATCGCCTTCAAAATTTCGGCGGTTCCCTTTCACCAGTGGACCCCTGATGTGTACGAAGGTTCACCCACTCCCGTGGTCGCTTTCCTCTCGGTGGGTTCCAAAGCGGCGGGTTTTGCCCTAGCAATTCGCCTATTAGTGACGGTTTTCGGTCTAGTGAGCGAACAATGGCGGTTTATCTTTATCGCTCTAGCAATTTTGAGCATGATCCTCGGCAACGTGGTCGCCTTAGCCCAAACTAGCATGAAACGGATGTTAGCCTATTCCTCGATCGGTCAGGCGGGTTTTGTCATGATTGGTTTAACCGCCGGTACTGACGCGGGTTACTCTAGCATGATTTTCTATCTGTTAATTTACCTGTTCATGAACCTAGGGGCTTTTGCCTGTGTGATTCTCTTTGCTCTCAGAACTGGAACCGATCAGATCGCTGAGTATTCGGGACTCTACCAGAAAGATCCGCTGCTAACCCTCTGTTTAAGCATCTGTCTCCTCTCTTTGGGGGGAATTCCACCTCTAGCGGGCTTCTTTGGTAAGATTTATCTATTCTGGGCCGGTTGGCAAGCGGGACTTTATGCCCTCGTCCTCGTTGGTTTAGTCACCAGTGTGGCCTCGATTTACTACTATATCCGTGTGGTCAAAATGATGGTGGTCAAGGAACCCCAAGAGATGTCCGATGCGGTGAAAAATTACCCCGTTATCAATTGGACTCTTACCGGGATGCGTCCCCTACAGGTGGGTATTGTCCTCTCCCTAGTGGCGACTTCCCTGGCCGGTATCCTCTCCAATCCTCTCTTTACCCTAGCGACGGATTCCGTCACCACTACCCCCATCCTACAATCGGCGGCCCTGGCGACGCACATTTCCCGGGCGAATTGA
- a CDS encoding DUF2283 domain-containing protein produces MKITYFQDTDTLYLEFNNNPIVETQEINENTLVDLDKHGNICAITLEQARSLTDLNAFSLETIVAPELASSL; encoded by the coding sequence ATGAAAATCACCTACTTTCAAGATACGGATACTCTATATTTAGAGTTCAATAACAATCCTATTGTCGAGACTCAAGAAATCAATGAAAATACCTTAGTCGATCTTGATAAGCATGGTAACATTTGTGCAATCACCTTGGAACAGGCCAGAAGCTTAACGGATCTGAATGCTTTTTCCCTAGAAACTATTGTCGCGCCTGAATTAGCTTCAAGTTTATAA
- a CDS encoding elongation factor G, which translates to MNQSIGANTRNVALVGPYSSGKTSLLESLLFVTGAITRKGKISDRNTVADSSTQARDRQMSVEVSVAHSQYQDLNFTFLDCPGSIEFASETYNALVGAGAAIIVCEPVVDRVLTLAPLLKFLDDWEIPHLIFINKMDRCNSHFNEVLQALKSVSSRPLVPQQYPIRQNNEIIGFIDLINEQAYHYHANSPADPVALPDHLKEEEQIARQEMLETIAEFDDHLLEELLEDINPSREEILQDLKQELGADQIVPVFFGMAERDYGVRHLLTALVEEAPAPTITANRRGLDPSADGDAVVQILKTYFTPQGGRLSLGRIWQGTLNDGMALNGVRIGGIYRLMGQQQQPLQQAQAGEIIALGRLEGIATGDVVSSGSQKPDLPRGLQLKPVFALAIAAANRKDEVKLSSALTKLIEEDPSLYWEQHGDTQEVILWGQGEIHLQVALDRLARKYNLPMTTHLPQVPYKETIKASTKSHGRYKHQTGGHGAFGDVYLDIKPLARGEGFHFHESIVGGVVPKQYIPGVETGVREYLGHGPLGFPVVDIDVTLTDGSYHSVDSSEQAFKQAARLAMTEGLPKCHPVLLEPILSVTVLAPSEYTAKVLQLISGKRGQIQGFEASAEWKGWDQVTAYLPQAEMHDFIVDLRSLTMGVGFFQWDEDHLQEVPDKLRDAVLAMRGNGNK; encoded by the coding sequence ATGAATCAAAGTATCGGAGCAAACACCCGTAATGTGGCCCTTGTCGGCCCCTACTCCAGTGGAAAAACCTCCTTACTGGAAAGTTTACTTTTCGTAACAGGAGCAATCACCAGAAAAGGCAAAATCAGCGATCGCAACACCGTCGCTGATAGTTCCACCCAAGCGCGGGATCGACAGATGAGTGTAGAAGTTTCCGTTGCCCATAGTCAATACCAAGACCTAAATTTTACCTTTCTCGATTGCCCCGGTTCGATCGAATTTGCCAGTGAAACCTATAATGCCCTCGTCGGGGCCGGTGCTGCTATTATCGTTTGTGAACCGGTGGTCGATCGAGTTCTCACCCTGGCTCCCTTGCTAAAATTCCTCGATGATTGGGAAATTCCGCATCTAATCTTCATCAACAAGATGGATCGCTGTAATAGTCACTTTAACGAAGTCCTACAAGCTCTCAAATCCGTTTCTAGTCGTCCCCTCGTTCCCCAGCAATATCCTATCCGTCAGAACAACGAAATTATCGGATTCATCGATTTAATCAACGAACAGGCTTATCATTACCATGCTAACAGTCCCGCCGATCCTGTCGCTTTACCCGACCACCTCAAGGAAGAAGAACAGATTGCTCGACAAGAAATGCTGGAAACGATCGCCGAATTTGACGATCATCTTTTAGAAGAACTCCTCGAAGATATTAACCCCTCCCGGGAAGAAATTCTCCAAGACTTAAAACAAGAACTGGGAGCCGATCAGATAGTACCCGTGTTCTTCGGTATGGCGGAACGGGACTATGGTGTGCGTCATCTCCTCACCGCTTTAGTGGAAGAAGCACCGGCCCCGACAATTACCGCCAATCGTCGCGGTCTCGATCCCAGTGCGGATGGGGATGCAGTGGTACAAATCCTCAAAACCTATTTTACTCCCCAGGGCGGTCGCCTCTCCCTAGGGCGAATCTGGCAGGGAACCCTTAACGATGGCATGGCCTTGAACGGTGTGCGGATTGGTGGTATCTATCGTCTCATGGGACAACAACAACAACCCCTACAGCAGGCCCAAGCGGGGGAAATTATCGCTCTCGGTCGTTTGGAGGGAATCGCCACCGGAGACGTGGTTAGCAGCGGCAGTCAAAAACCCGATCTTCCCAGAGGATTACAGCTTAAACCCGTCTTTGCTCTCGCTATTGCCGCCGCAAATCGCAAGGATGAAGTTAAATTAAGTTCAGCTTTGACAAAACTGATCGAAGAAGATCCTTCCCTCTACTGGGAACAACACGGTGATACTCAAGAAGTGATTCTCTGGGGACAGGGAGAAATTCATCTGCAAGTGGCCCTCGATCGCCTAGCGCGCAAGTATAATCTACCGATGACCACCCATTTACCCCAAGTCCCCTACAAGGAAACGATCAAGGCCAGCACCAAATCCCACGGACGTTATAAACACCAAACCGGCGGCCACGGTGCTTTTGGTGATGTGTACCTGGATATTAAACCCCTGGCCCGGGGGGAAGGTTTCCACTTCCATGAAAGCATTGTCGGTGGTGTTGTCCCGAAACAGTATATCCCCGGGGTGGAAACGGGAGTGCGGGAATATCTCGGTCATGGTCCTTTGGGTTTTCCCGTGGTGGATATTGATGTTACTCTCACCGATGGTTCCTATCACAGTGTCGATAGTTCCGAACAAGCTTTTAAACAAGCGGCCCGTCTAGCGATGACGGAGGGACTGCCTAAATGTCATCCGGTCTTATTAGAACCAATTCTATCGGTGACGGTTCTCGCTCCCTCAGAATACACCGCCAAGGTTTTACAGTTAATCAGTGGTAAACGCGGTCAAATTCAGGGTTTTGAAGCTTCTGCGGAGTGGAAAGGTTGGGATCAGGTAACGGCCTATCTACCCCAAGCGGAAATGCACGATTTTATCGTTGATTTGCGTTCTTTGACTATGGGTGTCGGTTTTTTCCAGTGGGATGAGGATCACCTGCAAGAAGTGCCAGATAAACTACGCGATGCGGTTTTAGCTATGCGGGGTAATGGTAACAAGTAG
- the petJ gene encoding cytochrome c6 PetJ, translating to MKRLLISLCLLLAVVTFGMARPALADGASIFSANCASCHMGGKNVVNAAKTLKKEDLVKYGKDSFEAIVTQVTKGMGAMPAFGGRLSAEDIEAVANYVLAQAEKGW from the coding sequence GTGAAAAGACTATTAATTTCCCTGTGCTTGCTCTTGGCTGTGGTTACATTCGGTATGGCTCGTCCCGCTTTAGCTGATGGGGCTTCGATTTTCAGTGCTAACTGTGCTTCCTGCCACATGGGCGGTAAAAACGTGGTTAATGCCGCTAAAACCCTGAAAAAAGAAGATTTAGTTAAATACGGCAAAGATTCCTTTGAAGCTATCGTTACCCAAGTTACCAAAGGTATGGGGGCGATGCCCGCTTTCGGTGGTCGTCTCAGCGCTGAAGATATCGAAGCTGTAGCTAATTATGTCCTCGCTCAAGCGGAAAAAGGCTGGTAA
- a CDS encoding DUF5615 family PIN-like protein — translation MGNKIKFHLDENVSYSIALGLRHRGLDVTTTPEENLLGVSDEVQLQFALANGRVIFTQDTDFLRINQSSITHAGIAYCPQQSKSIGQIIRGLLLIWEILEPEEMYNHIEFI, via the coding sequence ATGGGCAATAAAATTAAATTTCACCTAGATGAAAATGTAAGCTATAGTATTGCTCTTGGATTGCGCCATCGAGGCCTTGATGTTACTACCACTCCAGAAGAAAATTTATTGGGGGTATCTGATGAAGTACAATTGCAATTTGCCTTAGCCAATGGTCGCGTAATTTTTACTCAAGATACTGATTTTTTAAGAATCAATCAATCATCTATAACTCATGCAGGAATTGCTTACTGTCCCCAACAAAGTAAATCTATTGGTCAAATAATTCGAGGACTACTCTTAATCTGGGAAATTCTTGAACCGGAAGAAATGTATAATCACATAGAGTTTATATAG
- a CDS encoding XisH family protein — translation MPAKDIFHDCVKHALIKDGWTITHDPLRIRLTRGKNLFVDLGAERLLAAEKGTEKIAIEVKSFTRPSDMKDLEEAVGQFVVYTHLLKRYYPEHKLFLAVSENTCKTVFEEEAGQTLIEDGIIQLFSFDPNQEVIVRWIP, via the coding sequence ATGCCTGCCAAAGATATTTTCCATGACTGTGTAAAACACGCCCTAATCAAAGACGGCTGGACAATTACCCATGACCCCCTACGGATTCGTTTAACAAGAGGTAAAAACCTATTTGTTGATTTGGGAGCAGAAAGACTATTAGCCGCAGAAAAAGGAACAGAAAAAATAGCCATTGAAGTTAAGAGCTTTACTCGTCCTTCTGATATGAAAGACCTTGAAGAAGCAGTTGGTCAATTTGTCGTTTATACCCATCTCCTAAAGCGTTATTATCCCGAACATAAACTATTTTTGGCTGTTAGCGAAAACACCTGCAAAACAGTATTTGAAGAAGAAGCAGGTCAAACCTTAATTGAAGATGGTATTATTCAGTTATTTAGTTTCGATCCCAACCAGGAGGTAATTGTACGATGGATTCCTTAA
- a CDS encoding XisI protein, with the protein MDSLIAQYRQIIEKTFQDYADFLDTDRQIQIELVLDQTRDRYLLVETGWQNGYRIYGTLLHIDIIDQKIWIQHDGTEDGIADELVAAGIPQNQIILAFKSPEIRPYTGFAVA; encoded by the coding sequence ATGGATTCCTTAATTGCCCAATATCGGCAAATTATTGAAAAAACATTCCAAGATTATGCCGACTTCCTCGACACTGATCGCCAAATCCAAATCGAATTAGTCCTAGATCAAACCCGCGATCGCTATTTATTGGTTGAAACAGGTTGGCAAAATGGTTATCGAATCTACGGAACCCTATTACATATTGATATTATTGATCAAAAAATTTGGATTCAACACGACGGAACTGAGGATGGTATTGCCGATGAATTAGTAGCCGCAGGAATCCCTCAAAACCAGATTATTTTAGCCTTTAAATCCCCTGAAATTAGACCCTATACAGGCTTTGCTGTCGCTTAA
- a CDS encoding DUF433 domain-containing protein, with product MTTTLINHIEITPETCGGKPRIAGHRIKVQDVVIWHERLGMSPDEIVYHYPSITLADVYAALSYYHDHLEEIRQQITDDDTFAKEMQAKTPSLVQEKLRKMNGQ from the coding sequence ATGACAACAACTTTAATCAATCATATTGAAATTACCCCGGAAACCTGTGGCGGTAAACCGCGCATCGCAGGTCATCGCATCAAAGTCCAAGATGTCGTTATTTGGCACGAACGCCTGGGAATGTCACCCGATGAAATTGTTTATCATTATCCCAGCATTACTTTAGCTGATGTTTACGCGGCCCTTTCTTACTATCACGATCACCTTGAAGAAATTAGACAACAAATCACAGATGATGATACCTTTGCCAAGGAAATGCAAGCTAAAACACCTTCTCTAGTCCAAGAAAAACTAAGAAAAATGAATGGGCAATAA
- a CDS encoding DUF4926 domain-containing protein, with protein MQTVQLFQQVKLCRDVPDTILKKGDQGTIIEYLPPNEQQLEAGYLLEMFDNKETIDVIAVPVCWITSIN; from the coding sequence ATGCAAACCGTCCAACTTTTTCAACAAGTCAAATTATGTAGAGATGTCCCCGACACTATTTTAAAAAAAGGTGATCAGGGAACAATTATTGAATATTTACCTCCTAATGAACAACAATTAGAAGCAGGTTATCTCCTAGAAATGTTTGACAATAAAGAAACCATTGACGTGATAGCGGTTCCCGTTTGTTGGATAACTTCTATTAACTAA
- a CDS encoding IS630 family transposase, producing the protein MINLEFTEEEKNSLYYERFHHPHPRVQLKMEVLWLKSQKIPHQKICQLAGISPNTLLTYLRDYQEGGIEKLKEINFYRPKSELEFQKETLKKYFEKNPPATINEAVYRIEELTGIKRSPTQVRKFLKSMGMKCLKVGSLPSKADPDEQEDYKEKKLEPRLNEAKEGKRAVFFVDAAHFVMGAFLGFVWCFERLFVKSPSGRKRFNVLGALNAITHEVILVTYETYITATQVCELRSKIAALGLMIPITLVLDNARYQKCKIVEELALSLSIELLYLPSYSPNLNLIERLWKLVKKKCLYGKYYENFSDFSSAIYECLNDAHLKHKKELDSLLTLRFQKFNKSQIMNV; encoded by the coding sequence ATGATTAACCTAGAATTCACGGAAGAAGAAAAGAACTCACTGTATTATGAAAGATTTCATCATCCCCATCCCCGGGTTCAACTGAAGATGGAAGTTCTCTGGTTAAAAAGCCAAAAGATACCGCACCAAAAAATTTGTCAGTTAGCAGGGATCTCGCCAAATACCTTATTAACCTATCTTCGCGATTATCAAGAAGGCGGAATAGAAAAATTAAAAGAAATCAACTTCTATCGCCCTAAAAGTGAATTAGAGTTTCAAAAAGAAACCCTCAAAAAATACTTCGAGAAAAATCCACCAGCCACAATAAATGAAGCTGTATATAGGATAGAAGAATTGACGGGAATAAAACGAAGTCCTACCCAAGTGAGAAAATTTTTAAAATCAATGGGAATGAAATGTTTAAAAGTAGGTTCTCTTCCTTCTAAAGCTGACCCAGATGAACAAGAGGACTACAAAGAAAAAAAGCTAGAACCCAGACTAAATGAGGCAAAAGAAGGAAAAAGGGCTGTTTTTTTTGTTGATGCCGCTCACTTCGTCATGGGAGCATTTCTCGGTTTTGTTTGGTGTTTTGAGAGACTTTTTGTTAAGTCACCGAGCGGGCGTAAACGCTTCAATGTTTTAGGAGCATTAAATGCAATAACTCATGAAGTTATTCTGGTAACATATGAAACTTATATTACGGCAACTCAAGTCTGTGAACTCCGGTCAAAAATAGCTGCTTTAGGACTAATGATTCCCATCACTCTAGTCTTAGATAATGCCCGCTATCAAAAATGTAAAATTGTTGAAGAATTGGCTCTTTCTTTGTCAATAGAGCTGCTCTATCTGCCGTCTTATTCACCTAATCTAAATTTAATTGAAAGGCTGTGGAAATTGGTCAAAAAGAAATGTTTATATGGTAAATATTATGAGAACTTTTCTGACTTTTCTTCAGCTATTTATGAATGTCTGAATGATGCCCATCTGAAACATAAAAAAGAACTGGATTCCTTGCTGACTCTACGATTTCAGAAGTTTAATAAATCTCAGATTATGAACGTCTAA
- a CDS encoding succinate dehydrogenase/fumarate reductase flavoprotein subunit, with protein MKEHDVVIVGGGLAGCRAALEIKRLNPTIDVAVVAKTHPIRSHSVAAQGGIAAALQNVDPNDNPKAHAYDTVKGSDFLADQDAVDILTQEAPEVIIELEHLGVLFSRLEDGRIAQRAFGGHSHNRACYAADKTGHAMLHELVSNLRRNQVKIYDEWYVLRLILEEGTAKGVVMYQIATGQLEILRAKAIMFGTGGYGRVYNTTSNDFACTGDGLALSAKAGIPLEDMEFVQFHPTGLYPVGVLISEAVRGEGAYLINSEGRRFMEDYAPSRMELAPRDITSRAITLEIRAGRGVNLDGSAGGPFVYLDLRHLGREKIMSRIPFCWEEAHRLVGVDAVEEPMPVRPTVHYCMGGIPVNTDGRVRLSADTLTEGFFSAGECSCVSVHGANRLGSNSLLECVVYGRRTGKSIAKYVEKRAFPVFNPDIYLQDAKEEITALLTKKGTIRIGQLRQQFQDCMTQHCGVFRTEATMREGIKQIGELKRQYEQIYLDDRGDCWNTELIEAWELQSLMVVGEIILTSALNRQESRGAHSREDFPQRDDQNFLQHTLAYYSPSGIDIDYMPVVIQDFTPVERKY; from the coding sequence ATGAAAGAACACGATGTCGTTATAGTGGGCGGTGGGTTAGCAGGATGCCGCGCCGCCTTAGAAATCAAACGCCTCAACCCGACTATCGATGTTGCTGTCGTTGCCAAAACCCACCCAATTCGTTCCCACTCCGTCGCCGCCCAGGGAGGTATCGCCGCCGCCCTGCAAAACGTTGACCCCAATGATAATCCCAAGGCCCACGCCTACGATACTGTCAAAGGGTCTGATTTTCTGGCTGACCAGGATGCGGTGGATATCCTCACCCAAGAAGCCCCCGAAGTTATCATCGAATTGGAACATCTAGGCGTGTTATTCTCCCGTCTCGAAGATGGACGCATTGCCCAAAGAGCCTTTGGCGGTCACAGCCATAACCGGGCCTGTTACGCCGCCGATAAAACCGGTCACGCCATGCTGCACGAATTAGTCAGCAATTTACGCCGTAATCAGGTAAAAATCTACGATGAATGGTACGTTTTGCGCCTTATCCTCGAAGAAGGTACGGCCAAAGGCGTGGTTATGTACCAAATCGCCACCGGACAGTTAGAAATCCTCCGGGCAAAAGCAATTATGTTCGGGACGGGAGGCTATGGTCGCGTTTATAACACCACCTCCAACGATTTCGCCTGTACGGGAGACGGTTTAGCATTATCGGCAAAAGCGGGTATTCCCCTAGAAGACATGGAATTTGTCCAATTTCACCCCACTGGACTCTATCCCGTCGGTGTTTTAATCTCGGAAGCAGTCCGGGGTGAAGGGGCTTATTTAATCAATAGCGAAGGTCGTCGTTTTATGGAAGACTACGCCCCCTCGCGCATGGAATTGGCACCCCGGGACATCACTTCCCGGGCCATTACCCTAGAAATTCGCGCCGGCCGGGGGGTAAATCTGGACGGTAGCGCCGGGGGTCCCTTTGTCTATCTGGATTTACGCCATTTAGGTCGGGAAAAAATTATGAGTCGCATTCCCTTCTGTTGGGAGGAGGCCCACCGTCTCGTCGGTGTCGATGCGGTAGAGGAACCGATGCCTGTACGTCCTACGGTTCACTATTGTATGGGCGGCATTCCCGTTAATACCGATGGTCGCGTTCGCTTAAGTGCCGATACGCTAACCGAGGGCTTTTTCTCCGCCGGGGAATGTTCCTGTGTCTCTGTTCACGGGGCCAATCGTTTGGGCAGTAATTCCCTGTTAGAATGTGTGGTCTATGGCAGAAGAACTGGCAAATCGATCGCTAAATACGTCGAAAAACGCGCTTTTCCCGTCTTTAATCCCGATATTTACCTTCAGGATGCTAAAGAGGAAATCACCGCTCTATTGACCAAAAAAGGCACGATTCGCATCGGTCAACTACGTCAGCAATTCCAAGACTGTATGACCCAACATTGCGGCGTTTTTCGCACCGAAGCGACCATGCGCGAGGGAATTAAACAAATCGGCGAATTAAAGCGCCAATACGAGCAGATTTACCTGGATGATAGGGGGGATTGCTGGAATACGGAACTAATCGAGGCCTGGGAATTACAAAGTCTCATGGTGGTGGGGGAAATTATCCTCACCTCTGCCCTCAATCGTCAAGAAAGCCGAGGGGCCCACTCCCGCGAGGATTTTCCCCAACGGGATGACCAAAATTTCCTTCAGCATACCCTCGCCTATTATTCCCCCTCCGGCATCGATATCGACTATATGCCCGTAGTGATTCAGGATTTCACCCCCGTGGAACGTAAGTATTAA
- a CDS encoding type II toxin-antitoxin system RelE family toxin: MDYSIKISKSVQKQIDDLPNPIKSRILEKIKDLSIEPRPSGVVKLKNSDYEYRLRVGDYRVRYEIDDPKQAILILQCKHRRDVYR; the protein is encoded by the coding sequence ATGGATTATAGTATTAAAATCTCTAAATCTGTACAAAAACAGATTGATGACTTACCTAATCCCATCAAAAGTCGTATTCTTGAAAAAATCAAAGATTTATCAATAGAACCGCGTCCCTCTGGTGTAGTTAAATTAAAAAATTCTGATTATGAATACCGTTTGCGTGTTGGTGACTATCGAGTTCGCTATGAAATTGATGACCCAAAACAGGCAATACTCATCTTGCAATGTAAACATCGAAGAGATGTCTATCGCTAA
- the petE gene encoding plastocyanin has product MKKLGLLVATLVLVVSSFFFNTAAAAAETFTVKMGGDAGTLQFDPPALTIKAGDTVKWVNNKLSPHNIVFDSTKVPEAQAAKLSHKGLAFSAGESFESTFSEPGTYTYYCEPHRGAGMVGTITVQ; this is encoded by the coding sequence ATGAAAAAATTAGGTTTATTGGTCGCTACCCTGGTGCTAGTCGTCTCTAGCTTCTTCTTCAACACTGCCGCCGCTGCTGCGGAAACCTTCACGGTGAAGATGGGCGGTGATGCAGGTACACTACAATTTGATCCCCCCGCCCTCACTATTAAAGCAGGAGATACGGTGAAATGGGTCAATAACAAACTTTCTCCCCATAACATAGTTTTCGATAGCACCAAGGTTCCCGAAGCCCAGGCTGCTAAATTATCCCATAAAGGTCTGGCTTTTTCCGCCGGGGAGTCCTTTGAAAGCACTTTCAGCGAACCGGGTACTTACACCTACTACTGCGAACCCCATCGCGGTGCCGGTATGGTCGGAACGATTACCGTTCAGTAA
- the ychF gene encoding redox-regulated ATPase YchF — MLKAGIVGLPNVGKSTLFNALVANAKAEAANFPFCTIEPNVGVVSVPDERLEVLAKISNSEKIVPTRIEFVDIAGLVKGASRGEGLGNQFLANIREVDAIVHVVRCFDNDDIIHVSGSVDPARDIEVINLELALADLGQVEKRVERLRKQAKNSKEAAEELAILEKILICLNDGISVRKVDLNKEEEELIKNLGLLSRKPIIYAANVSEDDLATGNDWVESVRQIAQQEQAKVVIVSAQVESELVELSEEERKDFLGSLGVEEGGLKSLIQATYELLGLRTYLTTGPQETRAWTIIAGMKAPQAAGVIHSDFERGFIRAETVSYQDLVNSGTMSAAKEKGLVRSEGKEYIVQEGDVLLFRFNV, encoded by the coding sequence ATGTTAAAAGCTGGAATCGTGGGACTGCCAAATGTGGGGAAATCGACCCTATTTAACGCTCTGGTGGCTAATGCCAAGGCTGAGGCCGCTAATTTCCCCTTTTGTACCATTGAACCGAATGTGGGTGTGGTATCCGTCCCCGATGAACGTCTGGAGGTTTTGGCTAAAATCTCTAATTCTGAGAAAATCGTGCCGACGCGGATTGAATTTGTCGATATCGCCGGATTAGTCAAGGGTGCGAGTCGCGGGGAAGGATTGGGTAATCAATTTTTGGCGAATATCCGGGAAGTGGACGCGATCGTTCATGTGGTGCGCTGTTTTGATAATGATGATATTATTCATGTTTCCGGTTCTGTGGATCCGGCCCGGGATATCGAGGTGATTAATCTAGAGTTAGCTCTGGCGGATTTGGGACAGGTGGAGAAGCGGGTGGAACGTTTACGCAAGCAGGCGAAAAATAGCAAGGAAGCCGCCGAAGAATTAGCTATCCTTGAAAAAATCCTAATTTGTCTTAATGACGGTATTTCGGTGCGAAAAGTGGATTTAAACAAAGAGGAAGAAGAATTAATTAAAAATCTCGGTTTATTGAGTCGGAAACCGATTATTTATGCCGCTAATGTTAGCGAAGATGATCTAGCTACGGGTAATGATTGGGTAGAAAGTGTCCGTCAAATTGCCCAACAGGAACAGGCCAAAGTTGTGATCGTTTCTGCTCAAGTGGAATCGGAATTAGTGGAATTGTCGGAGGAAGAAAGAAAAGATTTTCTTGGTTCTTTAGGAGTAGAAGAAGGGGGATTAAAATCTTTAATTCAAGCTACCTACGAGTTATTAGGACTGCGTACCTATCTCACCACCGGTCCCCAAGAAACCCGCGCATGGACGATTATTGCCGGTATGAAAGCACCCCAGGCAGCCGGAGTTATTCACTCGGATTTTGAACGGGGTTTTATTCGTGCAGAAACCGTGTCTTATCAGGATTTAGTTAATAGTGGCACGATGAGCGCAGCCAAAGAAAAAGGTTTAGTCAGAAGTGAAGGCAAGGAATACATTGTTCAAGAGGGTGATGTTTTACTATTCCGTTTTAATGTTTAG